One Pelobates fuscus isolate aPelFus1 chromosome 8, aPelFus1.pri, whole genome shotgun sequence genomic window carries:
- the LOC134570741 gene encoding gastrula zinc finger protein XlCGF26.1-like, translating into MDEWEYLEGHNDLYIDVMMENHQTLGSPEDTCTSDGLPNSGSLSDFKTSESGHINKFRKLIKTKKKKTESIVNGTKESLSIEQNCPNIDTHTPTECSQTGYVSTHTAQESASCEGYLADADMYTSTEHTQRRYPLNHIKEESSACETRATTDVYTPTSGKQIDYASKYETRSHKKGNLRVNDIDRTTGYINEVSAVCKISVTENHNYIPPEPSKTEDVFGYNACNLNSPGKCKILLKECRKTDKNINRKYLNNKEAISHRSERPKGFNGNSKHVLYQSTLTRNEIAASEMENVFHTSDLTKHVPNNKQDKPFPCSECRKYFSVKRNLAKHQTIHIGLKPFKCTECGKCFRLKQSLTMHRRIHTGEKPFECSECGKCFGRKDDLIKHQRIHKSEKPFKCSDCGKCFRLKHSLNVHRKIHSEEKPFECSECGKCFRLKPSLMVHQRIHTGERSFKCSECMKCFGRKDELVKHHRIHTEEKTFECSECGKCFRLKPSLTVHRRIHTGERPFECGKCFKCFKRKDELIKHQRIHKSERPFKCAECGKCFKVKHSLTEHQRIHTEEKPFECSECGKCFRQKGTLASHALIHTGEKTFKCSECGKCYRLKYILMRHQKVHKTENRPKWIL; encoded by the exons ATGGATGAGTGGGAGTATTTAGAAGGACACAATGATCTTTACATAGACGTCATGATGGAGAATCACCAGACACTCGGCTCACCGG aagatACATGTACATCAGATGGATTACCCAATTCTGGTTCTTTGTCTGACTTTAAAACCAGTGAATCTGGACATATTAACAAATTTAGGAAACTcatcaaaacaaagaaaaaaaagactgaaTCTATAGTAAATGGCACCAAAGAATCCCTATCTATTGAACAAAATTGCCCAAATATTGACACTCATACTCCCACAGAATGTTCACAAACAGGATATGTGTCTACTCATACTGCACAGGAATCAGCCTCATGTGAAGGATATCTTGCAGACGCTGACATGTATACAAGCACAGAACATACACAGAGAAGATATCCACTTAACCATATTAAAGAAGAATCATCAGCATGTGAAACCAGAGCCACCACTGATGTATATACACCCACAAGTGGTAAACAAATAGACTATGCTTCAAAGTATGAAACCAGATCACACAAAAAAGGAAACCTCAGAGTCAATGACATTGATAGAACCACAGGATATATAAATGAGGTATCCGCAGTCTGCAAAATAAGTGTCACAGAAAATCACAATTATATTCCTCCAGAACCTTCAAAGACAGAGGATGTGTTTGGTTATAATGCCTGTAACCTAAACTCACCTGGAAAATGTAAGATATTGTTAAAAGAATGTAGAAAAACTGATAAAAATATTAATCGTAAATATCTCAACAACAAAGAGGCAATATCCCACAGGTCTGAGCGTCCGAAAGGTTTTAATGGTAACTCAAAGCATGTTCTTTATCAGTCCACTCTCACAAGAAATGAGATTGCTGCATCTGAAATGGAGAACGTTTTTCACACATCTGACTTAACTAAACATGTGCCAAATAACAAACAAGATAAACCATTTCCATGTTCTGAATGTAGGAAATATTTTAGTGTAAAACGCAATCTTGCTAAGCATCAGACTATTCATATAGGGTTAAAGCCATTTAAATGCACTGAATGTGGCAAATGTTTTAGGCTAAAGCAAAGTCTCACTATGCATCggagaattcacacaggagaaaaaccgtttgaatgttctgaatgtggaaaatgttttggtagAAAAGATGATCTTATTAAGCATCAGAGAATTCACAAAAGTGAAAAACCGTTTAAATGCTCTGATTGTGGCAAATGTTTTAGGCTTAAGCACAGTCTCAATGTGCACCGTAAGATTCACTCAGAAGAGAAACCATTTGAGTGCTCTGAATGTGGTAAATGTTTTAGGCTAAAGCCCAGTCTCATGGTGCatcaaaggattcacacaggagaaagaTCATTTAAATGTTCTGAATGTATGAAATGTTTTGGGAGAAAGGATGAACTTGTTAAGCATCATAGAATTCACACAGAAGAAAAAACATTTGAGTGCTCTGAATGTGGCAAATGTTTTAGGCTAAAACCCAGTCTCACAGTGCATCggaggattcacacaggagaaagaCCATTTGAATGTGGCAAATGTTTTAAGTGCTTTAAAAGAAAAGATGAACTTATTAAGCATCAGAGAATTCACAAAAGTGAAAGACCATTTAAATgtgctgaatgtgggaaatgttttaaggTTAAGCACAGTCTTACTGAGCATCAGAGGATTCACACAGAAGAAAAACCATTTGAGTGTTCTGAATGTGGCAAATGTTTCCGCCAAAAAGGAACTCTAGCTTCACATGCATTAATTCATACAggagaaaaaacatttaaatgctccgaatgtgggaaatgttataGGCTAAAGTATATTCTTATGAGGCATCAGAAGGTTCACAAAACAGAAAACAGGCCTAAATGgattctatag